The Leopardus geoffroyi isolate Oge1 chromosome D3, O.geoffroyi_Oge1_pat1.0, whole genome shotgun sequence region TACGGGCCACCGTCTTTAGGCTACACTCAGGTATGGCAGTGGGGGGACGCCTGGCAGGAGGGCTTCTGGCCTGGCCACTGAGTGGCCTCAGGGCCTGGCCACTGAGGGGACATGCTTCCCACCGTCCAGGGCGGGGGAGCTGGTGGGACAGATGAAGGAGTAAAAATGATGTAAGGGAGCAGTCGTCTGAGCTTCCTGGCTGGGTGGGTCAGCGGAGGAGCGGCGGGGTGGGGCGGTTCATGGGGGCACCGagagatgggggatgggggagccCAAGGAAAGGCTGGAAGCCCTGAGCGCCGCTGTCCCATTGGTGCCACCACCCATGTGTATCCCTGGGTGGGGGTCTCTGATCCTGGTTCTTGGGGAAGTAAGTAAGCCTGACCTGGGCTCTGGATCCGAGCCTGGACAGAGGAGAGGAGACCCTGTGGCCCCTCACTCCCCACAAGGTCACGGCCCCAGCAAAGATAGAGGACAGGGCCGATATCCTCCTGGAGCCTAATGCACTTCAGCGGGGGCTGGTGGCCCCTGAGCCAGGCCATTTGGGTTTCCACCTGATTCTGCCACTTCCAAGACTGACCCCTGCTTGGTGACCTCGCGGAGATGCGGTTCCCCGCCATTGAGTGGGGTCGATGCTGGCACTGCTCACTGCCTGTTGTTGCTCGTGGAGGGACCTGGCCGGGCCGTGGCCGCGGTAGGGTTCTCTGCCGGAACGTGTCTGCGTTCTGAGGTCGCCGTGGAGGCCGCCCCTGGGACGGGCTGGTGGCCGGTCATGCCCCACCAGGCCGTGCTGTCCCAGGAGCAGAAGCGGGTGTGGCGCCACCGTGGGAAGAAGTGGCAGCGTGTGGAGGGCGCTGAGGAGCTGGGCAAGGACAGGAGGAAGGCcctggaggccaggaggcagaggcagcagaggaggagggaggagcaggcgAGGGccttgtggcggggggggggggcgactcGCGGGACCCCCTCCTCACTCCTTGCGGTGCTTGCTGGGGCGGTGGGTGGGATCTGGAGGAAAGGGTTTTGTGGGGTGGGCCctgacaggggtggggggcgggtggcagAGGATAGGTGAACTGAAATACATTCTGGATTCTGTCCAAATGGTCTTTGGTAGTTATGTGTAGCCCTGCTGACCCCGAGGTGTGGCCCCCGTCTCACGCACTTGCTCTGGACTGTCATCCCCCAGGATGTTCTGGCGCGTCCACCTGGGTCCCGGGAAATTCCCGGTGGACCCTTTCTTGCCGAGAAAACCAgttctccttttcctcatttgaGATGATAAAAGTTTTCTGGAGGCCGCTAGTGGTTTCCTCGAGTGTAGGAGGACAGCAGAGAGGCCCTGCAGTCTGGTCTGTGGTCGTCCCTCAGGCTGGACCCTCTGGGTcggcctctccctgccctgctctcgcTGCGGCTGGCCTGTGGTGGGGTCCTGACCATGGCCTTGGGGTcaggttagggttcggtccagctAAACTTCTCCTTCTCGTTCTAGGGAACTGGgaacagccaggtgccccaaagcaaatATGCTGAGCTGCTGGCCATCATCGAGGAGCTGGGGAAAGAGATCAGACCCACCTATGCGGGGAGTAAGAGCGCCATGGAGAGACTAAAACGAGGTAAGTCGTGGGTCCCCGACTCCCTGGACCTCCCTGCTGGGTGCTAACTGCTGTGAAAGATTTTCTGGGAGGAGAGTCCCCTACGCCCCAGGGGCTCCCTGGGCTCCCAGTTTGTTAATCTGATATGTTGACAGCaggcaggggcagtgggggggcgGGTGTGTGGGATGTAGACCATCCTTGGGATCTGATGGGAAGGCCTGGCGCGCCTCGGGGGAGGGTCCTCGTGCTTTAAacaaggaatctttttttttttttttggaatgtttatttatttttgagagacagagggtgagtgggggaggaacagagagagagggagacacagaatccgaagcaggctccaggctctgagctgtcagcacagaacccgagcggggctcgaactcccgaaccgtgagatcatgacctgagccgaagtcggtcgttcaaccaactgagccacccaggcgccccaaattaaaaaaattttttaaaggtggctcagttggttaagtgtctggtcatgatctcacggtttgggagttcaagctctgcatcgggctctctgctcagagcccactttgggtcctctgttcccctctctctctgcccctctgctctactcccctctctctcaaaaacaaataaacatttaaaaaacaaaaaaaagaatcagacacttaatagactgagccacccaagtccccccccccccccagctttcaATCTGTTTAAATCCCATTTAAATGTAAAGTATGTTCCAAGTATGCTGTTATTAATACTAGCGAAGGCATCAAATTTTGTTACTGATTCTCTCCGTAAAACAGGTATACAGGTATCCTTAACATAACTGCCCCTGTGTTTCCATGTTGGTTACTTGTTTGTACAGGATAATTGCTTACACAGGTTCAGGAGTGTCTGGATTTAAGTTACATGTCTCTGAGTTTCAAAGCAGGTTGAGAACTGCTAGAGGATGTTAGAGACTTCTGAGAAAATCTGTACACAATACTaatcccaggcacccctaaacaagGAATCTTTATAGCCCAGATCCTGCAGCTTTGTCTAATGTTGGCTGACACCAGTCCCGGGAGCTGTAGGAGGTCAGACGCACGGGTCTCCCTCCTCTGGGGGAGCTGGTGACCAGGAGTCATGAGGTCCCGGGTCCTGtgctgccctctgctgtcagATCTTTggagcagagcccagtggggcGCATGGGTCCGTCCTGGTCTGGGCAGATGAGAGGGACAACACTGCGAAATTCTTCTGTGactgaagggggagggagggagagagggagggcgggagcATGAGGTCACAGAAAACAAGTGACTCCTGTGAAGATGTGACTGCCCGAGCAGGTGAGATAGGTTGTCCCCTCGCTACGTGAGTCGGGCGGAGGGGACAAGAGGATTTCTGTTTTAGAAGGTGGCAGTTCAGAGCAGCAGTGGCCTAGGTGCAGATTTAATTTCAGAAGGGATGTGGGGTTCTGAAGAAGGTTGGAGAGGCAAGTTCGGAGAGAAATGAGAGGAACGTTCTGTGGTTATAAGTGTGGGGCATGAGGAGGGGCTGCCGTGGGGGCGGTGACTCGGCAGCGATGGGCACGGCCGGCTGAGGACGGGCGCCTGCCCACAGCGGTGGGCTTCACCGCCCTTGATGAAGCCTTTGTGGAGGGACCGGCCGACCGGGTGGTGAACGGGCACCGGCGTGCGGAAGGGGAGCTGGCAGTAAGAGGCTGGACCTGGAGAGGACTTGGGGAGTGGTGGGATTGACCTGACCTAAGCTGGGGGTGAGGTGGGCATCGCTCTGCGTCTGGGCTGCTATTTGGAGTCAGGAGAAGCAAAACAGTCCTGGCACCCGGCGTGCTGGTTCCCTGAGTGGAAATCCCTGGGAAGATGCTGGACGCCAGAGTCGAACAGGCGATCTGCAGTCACCCAAAAAACCTGTTGGTTCAAGTCAACATACAGATAAGCCTGGTGACCCCTCCAGGGCATGTCTTGGGTGAGCACCTGTGAGCACCATTGGCTAGCCAAGTTTATGTCATAACGAGGTTGAAGAAGGGTCATAAAAGGTGCAAGGGAGTCAGGAGCACTGGCGATCGGTCAGCAAACTGTAGCCAATAGGCCAAGAATGGTTTTTAGTTTCTAATGGTGAAAAATGATTTTGTGACACGTGAAAAGTATCTGAAATTCACACTTCGGCCTCCATAAATGAAGGTTTATTGGAATATGGCCACACGCATTGCTTGTATAATGGCTGCTTTCTCTATCgatacagtggcagagttgagtagttgtgacagagaccgtGTGGCCTGCAAAGTCGGGAGATATTTACCGTCTGGCCCTTTCCAGAGAAGGTCTTCTGAAGCTCAGAGATAAGATTTGTGACACGTGGGACGCCTACGTGACTTGGGGGACGTCATTCACAGCCCTCCGGCAGTCGTCTCTGAGGAGGAATAGATTCTTGGCGTCTATTAAAACGAGATCAGTATCTCACGGAGTTCAGTAAAGGCTAAACCGAACAAACCCCAACAACCAAACCATAACCaccagagcagagggagaagagatgcACAGGGGTGTAATAGGGCAGAAGATGCACACTAGGCACCCCGGCAGGCGGACGTCACGGTGGACCAAGGTTGAACAAAAATGAGCAGTCTTGCGTTCTAACTGTGCAGGCTGGACATTGGACAAGTCCCTTCTAGAGTTTAGAATgtgaagaagccagagaaaaataaGGATTTGAAGTCACAGACTCTCCAAAGTGGGTCAGGTTTAGTGAAAGCGGGGGACACGTTTACTCCAGTCATCTGATGGTATGACATGAAGAGAGCTTGCTGGTTGGCCCCTTGTGTGCAGGAAGGGATTGTCAGGGAGCCAGGAAGAGGAGTTTGGCCAGGAGAGAAGGCCTTCCAGGAGGGGATGGGATGCTAGCGCCTTTCCAAACCGCGGGAATCCTGGGGTGGCTTGGTTGTGAAGGGCCCTCTCTTCTGGAATGGGTCCTGCCGCGTGATTCTcagcctctgcttctctcccaggcATCATTCATGCCAGAGGACTGGTTCGAGAGTGCTTGGCTGAAACGGAGCGGAATGCCAGATCCTAGCTGCCTGTTTGCGTGGAAGGTTTTCCGTCTTCTTCCAAGAAGAGAAGTTATAGCTCAACTCCCACGTTCAGATGAAACTCTTGTTTTCAAAATGGTAACAGTTCGGTTTCTCCTTCCCGTGTCCCTGCCATGGTTCATGAGGCTCTAAGATTGAGAAATATTTTGCCGTTGATTAGGATTTACATATTAAATAGTTAGGAATcacccaggtttttttttttcttttttttttaagcattgatTTAGAAGATGCACGGAAAAGATACCTGTCTCACAGCAAAGACACCAGTGTCTCCCTTTTGTCTTCCCTTTTGAATACCGTTATGTTACCCAGATTGTTCTTCGTTCCTTTTCATAAGCTAATACAACAACTCCAGGGTTTTGTTTCTAGTGCATACGTTTGCCACATGGTGTGGATTCTGCTTAATGTAACTTCTTTTGTGCTTAAGCATTTGCCTGCATGACTATTAGTGCTTTGAggtcaaatttaaaaatgcacaagttataaatacagaagaaagagcAACCTACCAAACCTAACAAGAACCCCCGAAAATACTCCTACTAAGACTGTGTGTGGATTTCAGTTCTGCCTTTCGTGTAAGTTGATCCAAACATCTGGAAGAAAATGATTAAAACTGTTTGCatctttgtatgtatttattacttGATGTAATAAAGCTTATTTTCATTAACAATTTGTGTGAAGGTGTGGGTTCCTTGAATTCTTAAGTGCTATCTTAAAAAACATCTCAGTGAGAGTGGCAGATACCTGTCACGGTGTTTTTCCACTTGGCCCAGAAACATTTTGTGTGACGATGCTGTTAACACCACGGACCGAGGAAGGAATGTGTTTGCTTAAGTCAGAAGGTAGGGGTCAAAAGTAGCATCACAGCGCGTCTTCACTGCAGCTGAGTTAAATGCGTGCCGGGATGAACACAAGACATCAGTGGAACCGGTGTTACTGACTCTGCCCACTGCCTCGCTCGCGATGAGGCCATTCTCTGATGATCCTGTGAGCATTTCCGGGGTGCTAAATAAAGGAATCtgtttttcaggggcacctgggtggctcagtcggttgagcatccagcttcagctcaggtcatgatctctttgagtttgagccccacgtcgggctctgtgctgacagctcagagcctggaggagcctgcttcggattctgtgtctccctgtctctctgcccctcccttgctcacgccctgtctctctcaaaaaaataaaaccttaaaaaaaaaaaaagggaatctgGTTTTCATATAATGCAGCTTCTAAACGCAAGCTAGCTCGCTCTGGCGCTCGCCGAAGAAtggcctgctctgtgctggggaAAACCAGGTCGCACCGGATGTGTTGAGAATCTGGTGGTCTCCAGCAGTGCCTTCCGAAGGAATTTTGCGGTAATTTTTACTACGTTCCGTAGGCACTAATCCCGTGTAATGAGGATTCACTGGGgtgagggggagacagacaaatGAGGGACGGGGGCAGTTTTGCAGGCATAAGGCAAGGTCCCAGCCATGTCCGTTCTAAAGGCCGCCAAGAACAGGTTCTAGAGAGCGGGCTTATCTACCTCTCTTTCGTGCACGTGACGGCAAGTCCTGGAAGGTACGAGAAAGGAGACAGACTGAagcctctgtctctcctgtctacggctccccatttcccttcccacCATTACCGGCTTGTCGTGTGCCAATGCAGGTACCTGGCCGCCTTCTGAACGGGGAAGGGCCCTGGATGCCGCTTGAATTTCCAAACCAGGTTACTCCAAGGTGAGAAGAGCCCCACCTGGCTGCCTTAAAGGTAAATTTATTTGGATCCGTGCACTGGGCGTGCCGTCTGTGCCTGCGGAATGGGCTGGTTTTGACTGCAGACCGTGACATGGGCCTTCTCGCCTCATGGCTTCTTCCCCCTACTTGTGTTACACGTGAACTCCAGATGTGTTCTGACAAGCCAAGCTACTACTCATGCCTAAAAGCCCCAAACAGTTGTAGGGTCAAATGCAGCTTGAGTGATCGGTGTTGCACAAATTCGCAAACAAATCAGGTTCTGGGCCTTCATTTCGTAAATCTACTTATAAGTCAACTCCTAGGGAATGTcgggtgtatttttttttttttttttaagtaagctctaaaccccatgtggggctcgaactcacaaccctgtaGATCAAGCgttgcgtgctctactgactgagccagccaggtgcccccattgtgTGTATTTTGACATCAGAGAGGATATTTGGCAACATACAGTCTATTAAGTTAATGGGGTAAACGGGCAAGTAACTTACTGACGTGTACATCTTTCTCCACGtggttttctctcattttcttagcCTGACGTTAAGCTAAGGGATGTCAAGTATCACCTAGCCATGACCTCCCAGTGGATGAATGGTGGCACTAAATGCCATTAATGTTTGGCTCAATTCCACAGTTCTCCCCTGCCCAAAAAATGGACCTTccttattaatcttttcttttttgataataaaACAAGATACACAAATGTGTAGCTTAAAAAGATATGGTGACATCCTTCTAACTACCGCCAGCCATCCGACACCCCTCTGAGTGTCACCTTGTGGcgacccccttcctccccacaaaAAGTAGCTGCTGTCCTTTTATAGTAATgacttctgtgtgtctctttatagttttattctcaaaatgtgcatctctagggcgcctgggtggctcagccagttaagtgtctgactttggcttaggtcatgatctcgcatttcaagaacttgagccccgtgttgggcgcCTCGTTGACAGCaaaaagcctacttgggattctctctcttcctctcccctacttgcacacatgccctctctctaaataaatgaatacacttttattttttaataatagtattttttaaagtttatttactttgaaagagagtggggggaggggcagagagagagggagagagagagtcccaagcaggctccgcactgtcagcccagaacctgacgtggggctcaaacccacgaactgtgagatcatgacctgagctgaaaccaagagtcagatgctcaaccgacttagccactcaggtaccccaaatgaataaactttttttttttttttaatatttgtttatttttgagagagagagacagagtcagagcgtgagtggggtaggagcagagagagagggagacccagaatccgaagcaggctccaggctccgagctgtcagcacagagcctgatgcagggctcaaatccacaaaccgcgagatcacgacctgagctgaagttggatgcttaaccaaccgagtcacccaagcgcccctacacttaaaaaaaaaaaacaaacacaaaaaaaacgcatttaggggcatctaggtggctcctttggttgagcgttggactctccatttcagttcaagtcatgatctcatgctttgtgagttcaaggcccgcctTACTCTGTGGTAAGTGTGGAgccttgcttaggattctctccttctctctctgcccctcccctgctctctctctctcaaaataataaaacttaaaaaaaaaaaaaagcgtatctTTATCCACCAGTTTAGTCcgccattaaaaaatttttgatttaaaatttgaagtcggttgaaaatacagaaacactatAGTAATGCTTGAGGTGGAATAGAACTCCCCACCATTATTCCCTGGAAGCATCTGGCGGGTTCTTTAGTCAGAATCTGCTGttctttcaggggtgcctggccggctcagtcagtggagcgtgcgactcttgatctcagggtcgagttcaagccccacattgggtgtagagattacttaaaaacaaaacaaacaaacaaaaaagcatttcTAATTCTTTCTCAGTGGACGTTTTTACTTGATTCCCACAGTTCTttcaggagtttctttttttctagagtttcctttgctctttttttcctctcttgctttttcttctctgcctcccgTTTTTCTTTGTAAACAAGACTGTTTTCGCCGTTGTAGAAAATATCCACTTTCTCTCGTAGGGTTATCCGGGCTAGCTTTCTGTTCTGATCGACTGATCTTGTCTGATGGCACTGCAAGAGACAGTAATTCACACCGTGGAAAAGTTCATTCTGGACAGAACAAAGACCATGTtgccctcctgcctctgctctgctccgccctcgccctgccccaccctcccgcATACGTGTGATGTGGCTTTTTCTGTGATTACTTGTAATTAAGAGCGTTGCTTTGTTCGGAAGCAATGACAGCAGTAACATAACGTCCCcaaatagttttgaaaatatcaattgCTATGTCTGGCTTGTGGCCAGGGAACAAACACTCTGCaccatttataaatgtaaaattctgggggcgcccaggcagctcagtcagttaagcgtctgacttcagctcaggtcatgatcttgtggtttgtgaatttgagccccgcgttgagctctgcactgatgtgtggaatctgggattctctctctccctctctctcctcgtgttctctctctcaaaataaactaacttagaaaaatttataaatgtaaacttCTGTCTCAAGGAGGGAGATAGCATCTTTATTATTAGTCAACCGTAACAGTGATTATGTCATACCTGAGTTAGGAAGGGTGAGCGCCTTGCAAAGCTATCTGATAAAGCCTGTGAAATCAGAGTCAAAGCATACTACTAAAGGCGAATCTGCAGTGAGGTTATAAAATAGTTAAACAAAAACCGTGTCAGgtttcagaattttatttgttGCTCATGAATGACACCGTTTCTCAAGGAGGAAAAAAGcgattgagaaaaaaagaaaagcgagTGAGGTTTTTAGTTGATAGGCTCTTGGCTCAAAAACTTGGCAGTGAAAAAACAGTTGTTCGGAGCCAGACTGTGGGCTTGCTCTCGGTCGATGCCTGCGGCTgtgggatcttgggcaagttacttaacctctctgtgcctgattCCGCACTTGTACTGTGGAAAAGGTAAGGCAGGAGGGCTCATGAGGACGAAGACTGCGCGCCTCATTGCACGGCGCCTACCACGTGTGGACGTGACGGACGTCGCTGCGGTTAGTACCGCCGGCACACGGAACAGCGGCTTCGCcatctctgttcctctgcccGGGCCGCCCCTCGGGCCCTCGGGCCACTCAGAAGGGACTGCCAGTTCCACTGAGGCAGCGGGGCCACTACTTACAAACCAGGAAAACGGGGAAAAAAGCATTTCTGTATTTCCGAGGGCTTCGAACCGTGCTGAGAGCTGGTGATGCTCTGATCGGAGACTGGTTTTGATACAAAAAGGGAAGACTCCTACAGGCAGCCAGCCGTCGCGTGTTTACTCTGAGGGCTAGAGAGGCTTCGCCCCTGTTACCTCACGCTCAGAAGGGCGGGTGTCACTGACATTTACCCAAGAGGGGA contains the following coding sequences:
- the CDK2AP1 gene encoding cyclin-dependent kinase 2-associated protein 1 isoform X1; amino-acid sequence: MSYKPNLAAHMPAASLNAAGSVHPPSTSMATSSQYRQLLSDYGPPSLGYTQGTGNSQVPQSKYAELLAIIEELGKEIRPTYAGSKSAMERLKRGIIHARGLVRECLAETERNARS
- the CDK2AP1 gene encoding cyclin-dependent kinase 2-associated protein 1 isoform X2, translated to MATSSQYRQLLSDYGPPSLGYTQGTGNSQVPQSKYAELLAIIEELGKEIRPTYAGSKSAMERLKRGIIHARGLVRECLAETERNARS